The following proteins are encoded in a genomic region of Herminiimonas arsenicoxydans:
- a CDS encoding Hypothetical protein (Evidence 5 : No homology to any previously reported sequences), whose protein sequence is MRLIPSDPDIATIARRIRDGDLDLQPNFQRGEVWTTSKKQKLVDSILREWHVPPVHVIQGVAGGKDEVLDGQQRLAAIRDFLDDKLKISGTIEPFDEEIVHLDGLRFADLSEEWKRKIKRFPIRVFSIVDYKPSEPSELFYRLNQPSSLTAAEQRNSFFGKPREQIKELVKHMEDVGLQNDFLGFSNSRMAYDDALARVCVALEKGLATKTGATLLADRYRSGIEFDSLAYNRAKKAIDILAEIRGQAGRNNKLNKASLFSWLIFLCRTIESKPAIQLHQVALFFNNFENDRMMYALGSESSSHIEAVRAGLYDIYADRVTSRVADVSSVILRDLALWGLYVTDQRFMHVELSQGFFALKSFLFNLRESGKSRMSEGLLIEFMENSPFEWEVLA, encoded by the coding sequence ATGCGTTTAATACCCTCCGACCCTGATATCGCAACAATTGCCAGACGTATCAGAGATGGCGACCTTGATCTTCAACCCAATTTTCAACGTGGCGAAGTATGGACTACGTCAAAAAAACAAAAGTTGGTCGATAGCATTTTGCGTGAGTGGCACGTTCCACCGGTTCATGTCATACAGGGCGTTGCGGGAGGCAAAGATGAAGTCTTGGATGGCCAACAAAGGCTAGCAGCAATTCGCGATTTTTTAGATGACAAGCTGAAGATATCTGGGACTATTGAGCCCTTTGACGAAGAAATCGTCCATCTGGATGGACTTAGATTTGCGGATTTATCAGAGGAATGGAAGAGAAAGATAAAAAGATTCCCTATTAGGGTGTTTAGCATTGTGGACTATAAGCCTTCTGAGCCAAGCGAACTTTTCTACAGACTAAATCAGCCTTCCTCACTTACCGCAGCCGAACAAAGAAATTCCTTTTTTGGTAAGCCGAGAGAGCAGATCAAAGAGTTAGTAAAACATATGGAGGATGTCGGTTTACAAAACGATTTTTTAGGATTCTCAAATTCACGAATGGCGTATGACGATGCACTGGCACGTGTTTGTGTAGCTCTGGAAAAAGGACTAGCTACGAAAACCGGGGCTACTTTGTTGGCTGATCGTTATAGGTCGGGCATCGAATTTGATTCATTGGCATACAACCGTGCCAAAAAAGCCATCGATATACTTGCCGAGATTAGAGGTCAGGCAGGCCGAAATAATAAATTGAACAAAGCAAGTCTCTTTTCTTGGCTTATTTTCCTATGCAGAACCATAGAGTCCAAACCGGCGATTCAACTTCATCAGGTGGCGCTCTTCTTCAATAACTTTGAAAATGATCGAATGATGTATGCGCTGGGAAGCGAATCTTCGAGCCATATTGAAGCGGTCAGAGCTGGTCTGTATGACATTTATGCGGACCGAGTGACATCCAGGGTTGCCGACGTAAGCTCGGTAATATTACGAGACCTTGCACTATGGGGTTTATATGTTACAGATCAAAGATTTATGCATGTGGAATTGAGTCAAGGTTTCTTCGCACTAAAGTCATTCCTATTTAATCTGAGAGAGAGTGGAAAATCTCGGATGTCCGAAGGTTTGTTAATAGAATTTATGGAAAATTCTCCCTTTGAATGGGAAGTTCTTGCATGA
- a CDS encoding putative Site-specific DNA-methyltransferase (adenine-specific) (Evidence 3 : Function proposed based on presence of conserved amino acid motif, structural feature or limited homology; Product type pe : putative enzyme): MARIEEKIAEIADPALRKSIAEEVTKLKKHTRFGLVFEEHQPEVVPTFGKRVKRGERVAKKTGNLSEIWRVISVKNDVAVCEQERGGETEAGMREAFPIQQLVVVRSMGETIYPSLTPIDSVSNGDPLKPHHVLIEADNYHALQLLVFPYEGKVDCIYIDPPYNTGARDWKYNNDYVDKNDQWQHSKWLTFMAKRLKLAKRLLNPENGVLIVTIDEHEVNHLGMLLKREFPEARQQMVTIVNNGAGVSQGGFYRVEEYAFFCFLGGAKPAPGEDDYLSEQAIEPMSQYWFSLIRYGGVNALPSKRANLVYPIAINQTTLEIAAVGKSLKRRVEEGKVASATNDWLPDDETIDGHPVIWPFRGNGSMATWQMNEETLIDLYKKGFVRIRHQKKGPGGNKFSISYVKSGHRSKVESGEIPTLGREDNDGPLILGQIPRNVVAKTVWRRAKHDAGKWGSRVLREILGDVAFDYAKSPYAVLDCLAAAVGNRPNALIVDFFSGSGTTLLATELLNNRDGGRRHCLLVTNNEVSVEKSTELELQGMQPGCNEWETHGVCRSVTWPRSKFTILGQRDDGTKLSGEYLTGKSTDVEKTREFTQIGFIDPANFLASPGFSDKKKNTVINLQKQLVKLIDGLPQSLVNGAMDFIVSKNHKASLLFDIDRADAWLEALDGQDHITDFYIVTQSKKIFDILKDQVTELLGPMILKEERKRSMADGFSANLEYFRLDFLDPQEVQMGRQFSAILPILWMMAGARGPRPDAPNAHAPWLLPEDCPFVVLMQETRFKEFIRHVESRTDLTHVFIVTNSQNTIYKLRHEWPELRVVQLYKDYLENFRINLSEKPTQ, encoded by the coding sequence ATGGCACGCATTGAAGAAAAAATTGCTGAGATCGCTGATCCGGCACTAAGAAAAAGCATCGCAGAAGAAGTTACCAAACTCAAAAAGCATACCCGTTTCGGTCTGGTGTTCGAAGAGCACCAGCCAGAGGTGGTTCCTACTTTTGGGAAACGCGTCAAACGAGGCGAACGGGTTGCAAAGAAGACTGGCAATCTTTCTGAAATTTGGCGGGTTATCTCTGTCAAAAATGATGTCGCCGTATGCGAACAAGAAAGAGGCGGCGAAACAGAAGCTGGCATGCGTGAAGCGTTCCCCATTCAGCAGCTTGTCGTCGTCCGCAGCATGGGTGAAACCATCTATCCGTCACTAACACCGATAGATTCAGTTAGCAATGGTGATCCGTTGAAGCCGCATCATGTGTTGATTGAGGCTGATAACTACCATGCGCTGCAATTACTAGTGTTCCCGTATGAAGGTAAAGTGGATTGTATTTACATTGATCCACCGTACAACACTGGCGCACGGGACTGGAAATACAACAATGACTACGTCGATAAAAACGACCAATGGCAGCATAGCAAATGGCTAACTTTTATGGCAAAGCGCTTGAAGCTTGCCAAACGCCTTTTGAACCCAGAAAACGGCGTGCTGATCGTGACGATAGATGAACATGAAGTTAACCATTTGGGGATGCTTTTAAAGCGAGAGTTTCCCGAAGCGCGGCAACAGATGGTCACTATCGTGAATAACGGGGCGGGGGTGAGTCAGGGTGGTTTTTACCGCGTAGAGGAATATGCATTCTTCTGTTTTCTCGGTGGCGCAAAGCCAGCGCCAGGCGAAGACGACTATTTATCTGAACAAGCCATTGAGCCGATGTCTCAATATTGGTTTTCGCTTATCCGATATGGTGGCGTTAATGCGCTTCCGAGCAAGCGCGCAAACCTCGTATATCCAATAGCTATCAATCAAACTACTCTCGAGATCGCCGCTGTTGGGAAATCTCTAAAGCGACGAGTAGAGGAAGGGAAAGTTGCTTCAGCGACGAATGATTGGTTACCTGATGACGAAACCATTGACGGACATCCGGTCATTTGGCCGTTCCGAGGCAACGGGAGCATGGCAACGTGGCAGATGAACGAAGAAACCTTAATTGACTTGTACAAGAAAGGGTTCGTGCGTATTCGCCATCAAAAGAAAGGGCCGGGCGGAAATAAATTCTCGATTAGTTACGTAAAAAGCGGGCATCGTTCCAAAGTTGAAAGCGGCGAAATCCCTACTCTTGGTCGAGAAGACAATGATGGACCACTAATTTTGGGTCAAATCCCGCGTAATGTCGTTGCAAAAACTGTCTGGAGACGTGCCAAACATGATGCTGGCAAATGGGGTTCACGGGTGCTAAGAGAAATCCTTGGTGATGTGGCATTTGATTACGCAAAATCGCCATATGCAGTATTAGATTGCTTGGCTGCCGCAGTAGGGAATCGACCTAATGCCCTTATCGTAGATTTTTTTTCAGGGTCTGGCACCACGTTGCTTGCCACCGAACTACTAAATAATCGTGACGGAGGTAGGCGTCATTGTTTGCTAGTCACAAACAATGAAGTTTCTGTTGAAAAGTCAACGGAACTCGAATTGCAAGGAATGCAGCCGGGATGTAATGAGTGGGAGACGCATGGCGTATGTCGTTCTGTAACATGGCCTCGTTCTAAATTTACTATCCTCGGTCAGCGAGATGATGGCACGAAGCTTTCCGGTGAATACCTAACTGGGAAATCAACAGACGTTGAAAAAACGCGGGAATTTACGCAAATCGGATTTATTGATCCCGCCAACTTCTTAGCAAGCCCGGGGTTTTCAGACAAGAAAAAAAATACAGTCATTAACTTACAAAAACAGTTAGTGAAGTTAATTGACGGTCTACCTCAGTCCTTGGTGAATGGTGCCATGGACTTCATAGTTTCAAAAAATCATAAAGCTAGTTTATTGTTCGACATTGATCGGGCTGACGCATGGTTAGAAGCATTAGATGGCCAAGATCACATTACCGACTTTTATATCGTAACCCAATCAAAAAAAATCTTCGACATATTGAAAGACCAAGTGACTGAATTACTTGGGCCTATGATTTTGAAGGAAGAGCGTAAGCGTTCGATGGCTGACGGTTTCTCTGCAAATCTTGAATACTTTCGGTTAGATTTTCTAGACCCGCAAGAAGTGCAAATGGGTAGGCAGTTTTCTGCCATTTTGCCAATTCTTTGGATGATGGCTGGCGCACGCGGACCGCGCCCGGATGCGCCAAATGCTCATGCTCCTTGGCTGTTACCTGAAGATTGCCCTTTTGTTGTGTTGATGCAGGAAACGCGATTTAAGGAGTTTATTCGTCATGTTGAGAGTCGCACAGACCTGACTCACGTCTTCATTGTCACTAATTCGCAGAATACGATTTATAAATTGCGACATGAATGGCCCGAGCTGCGAGTAGTGCAACTTTACAAAGATTATCTCGAAAATTTCCGCATCAACTTGTCAGAGAAACCTACCCAATGA
- a CDS encoding conserved hypothetical protein (Evidence 4 : Homologs of previously reported genes of unknown function), with translation MSHEIETMAYAGQTPWHGLGKALTPNQSLDTWANQSGLNFKIMETPVRFNSGLLGAPEKIHMYSDQKVLYRSDTKAALSVVSNRYQVVQPDEILEFYRDLTERSGFELETAGVMKGGRKLWALAKTGQSFSIKDKDRINGYLLLATACDGSLATTAQFTSVRVVCNNTLAIALSGGKDVVKVPHSTAFDPVRVKQELGFSNSAWDNFRYRMNKLAERKLKDREAETFLRSLFSLPFENNELQKVAPTMCQVKRIYEGKGRGAELASAKGTAFGLLNAVTQFVDHERRAKSVDHRLDSAWFGQGAMLKAKALWQTTALI, from the coding sequence ATGTCACACGAAATTGAAACGATGGCCTATGCGGGCCAAACCCCATGGCACGGCTTAGGCAAAGCCCTCACTCCCAACCAGTCACTTGATACTTGGGCAAATCAATCTGGTTTGAACTTCAAGATCATGGAAACACCGGTGCGCTTCAACTCCGGATTATTAGGAGCACCAGAAAAGATCCACATGTACAGCGACCAAAAGGTGCTATATCGCTCTGATACCAAGGCTGCACTGTCTGTCGTCTCGAATCGATATCAGGTTGTGCAGCCTGACGAGATTCTGGAGTTCTATCGAGATCTGACGGAACGCTCTGGGTTTGAATTGGAAACTGCAGGCGTCATGAAAGGCGGACGCAAACTTTGGGCACTAGCCAAGACCGGACAATCTTTTTCAATCAAAGATAAAGATCGTATTAACGGTTATCTGCTGCTGGCGACAGCCTGTGATGGCAGCCTAGCGACCACAGCCCAATTTACTAGTGTGAGAGTCGTCTGCAATAACACTTTGGCGATTGCACTATCTGGTGGCAAAGACGTGGTGAAGGTGCCGCATAGTACGGCGTTTGATCCGGTTCGCGTCAAACAGGAATTGGGCTTTTCGAATTCGGCGTGGGACAACTTCCGCTACCGTATGAACAAGCTTGCTGAACGTAAGTTGAAAGATCGAGAAGCTGAGACCTTCTTGCGCAGTCTCTTCTCTTTACCCTTTGAAAACAATGAGTTACAAAAAGTAGCACCCACCATGTGTCAAGTTAAACGAATCTATGAAGGAAAAGGTCGCGGCGCAGAACTGGCCTCGGCTAAAGGAACTGCTTTTGGTTTACTGAATGCGGTAACGCAATTTGTAGATCATGAACGCCGAGCCAAAAGCGTTGACCATCGGCTGGATTCGGCTTGGTTTGGACAAGGAGCTATGTTGAAGGCAAAGGCGCTGTGGCAAACAACAGCCCTCATTTAA
- a CDS encoding putative DNA or RNA helicase of superfamily II (Evidence 3 : Function proposed based on presence of conserved amino acid motif, structural feature or limited homology; Product type pe : putative enzyme) produces the protein MKLELKDFQEDAVEQLIKKLNPAKREVADGGDHQAVILAAPTGSGKTVITAALIEEILSGSDRFTAEPDAVFLWLSDQPVLNEQSKRRVASASTKLGNGDLIVVDADFDSETFVGGKVYFINTQKLGKDKLLTSGQGDKRTFTIWETISNTAKAKADRFYLIIDEAHRGTKVSRTDESTRLTVMQKFVKGSEGEIPAIDLILGVSATPQRFQQLIDGQSNRTPRKCEINPLDVRASGLLKDRIMVFHPSEAFPTDTTMLRAAVQQWRTMGVQWHEYAQTQGLPTVHPALIIQVQDGSSDGVSRTNLDEVIATIEKETGPIDPSEIAHCFEHDAAISANGVLIRKIDASRIQEETNIKFVLFKMALTTGWDCPRAEVMMSFRTAQDDTLIAQLIGRMVRTPLARRIEGSEVLNSVSLYLPHYDKEGLTRVVNHLKQGDPMELPPTDVEDGAKMVTFKRSASMDAAFDALTGLPTYRVERVRKVSNTRRLMALSRLLTTMHEVDMTAWDDSKQLVINTLDTELARLKKNSPDFDAKVKGSGQITLNAVIVEQGTWKEIQGQTLTVPLDEKNIDDLFNRAGQRLGEGLHLDFWQTHYDQDELDEMPSRSRLELFLMLQDEKTWKTLEAACGERCETLLSQNKAAIKKLTTAEQEDYNKVQEVAKEPEALSFLPPVEMMLAVDIKDSNFRNYDGHMYVDASGHFVDVLNNWEHPVIEAEIVRADVVGWLRNVPRKPWAFSLPYEFGGENRPMYPDFLVVRAVDDDHIVDILEPHSPALADSYAKAKGLAQFAAKHAMHFGRIELIRVVGKEIKRLDLIDATNRKRVLAVDSNAGLDLVFGVAKE, from the coding sequence ATGAAATTAGAACTCAAAGACTTCCAGGAAGATGCAGTCGAGCAGTTAATTAAGAAATTAAATCCTGCAAAACGCGAAGTGGCAGATGGAGGCGATCACCAAGCTGTTATTCTCGCCGCGCCAACCGGCTCAGGTAAAACGGTTATTACAGCAGCATTGATTGAAGAAATTTTGAGCGGCTCCGATCGGTTCACTGCGGAACCGGATGCCGTGTTTCTGTGGTTGTCAGATCAGCCTGTGCTTAATGAGCAATCTAAGCGGCGCGTTGCATCTGCATCGACCAAGCTGGGCAATGGTGATCTCATCGTTGTGGATGCAGATTTTGACAGTGAAACCTTTGTTGGTGGCAAAGTGTATTTCATTAATACGCAGAAACTGGGTAAAGACAAGTTGTTGACCTCTGGCCAAGGGGATAAGCGTACTTTTACCATTTGGGAAACCATCAGCAATACGGCCAAAGCAAAAGCCGATCGTTTCTATCTCATCATTGACGAAGCACACCGCGGTACAAAAGTTTCTCGAACTGATGAGAGTACTCGTCTGACCGTGATGCAGAAATTCGTTAAAGGGTCTGAGGGCGAGATTCCCGCAATTGACCTTATTCTAGGTGTCTCAGCGACGCCTCAGCGTTTTCAACAACTGATTGACGGACAAAGTAACCGTACGCCGCGCAAGTGCGAGATCAATCCATTAGATGTGCGAGCGTCAGGTTTGCTGAAAGATCGAATAATGGTTTTTCATCCCTCTGAGGCTTTCCCAACCGATACCACGATGCTACGCGCAGCCGTTCAGCAGTGGCGCACTATGGGTGTGCAGTGGCATGAATACGCGCAGACACAGGGATTGCCGACAGTTCACCCGGCACTGATAATCCAAGTGCAGGACGGAAGTAGTGACGGAGTTTCACGTACAAACTTGGACGAAGTGATTGCCACGATTGAAAAGGAGACTGGGCCAATTGATCCGTCCGAAATTGCTCATTGTTTTGAACACGATGCCGCAATTTCTGCCAATGGAGTGCTGATCCGCAAAATTGATGCTTCGCGCATTCAGGAAGAAACGAACATCAAATTCGTATTGTTCAAGATGGCACTGACCACTGGTTGGGACTGCCCACGCGCCGAGGTGATGATGTCATTCCGTACGGCGCAGGACGACACGCTGATCGCCCAGCTTATTGGGCGTATGGTTCGCACTCCGTTAGCGCGCCGAATTGAAGGAAGCGAAGTATTGAATTCTGTTTCGCTATATTTACCCCACTACGACAAGGAAGGATTGACGCGCGTTGTCAACCATTTGAAGCAAGGCGACCCAATGGAGCTACCACCTACCGATGTGGAGGACGGGGCAAAAATGGTGACTTTCAAGCGCAGTGCCAGCATGGACGCAGCATTCGATGCGCTGACTGGCTTACCAACTTATCGCGTCGAGCGGGTGCGCAAGGTTTCCAATACACGCAGATTGATGGCGCTGTCGCGCCTACTGACAACGATGCACGAAGTGGATATGACTGCGTGGGATGATTCTAAGCAGTTGGTAATCAACACGCTTGACACAGAGTTGGCCCGGTTGAAAAAAAATAGTCCAGATTTTGATGCAAAAGTGAAGGGCTCCGGGCAGATCACGCTAAACGCGGTGATTGTAGAGCAAGGTACTTGGAAGGAAATCCAAGGTCAGACCCTCACAGTGCCGCTGGATGAAAAAAATATTGATGACCTATTCAACCGTGCGGGGCAGCGACTGGGCGAGGGACTGCATCTAGATTTTTGGCAGACCCATTACGATCAAGATGAACTCGACGAAATGCCTAGCCGCTCACGACTTGAGCTCTTTCTAATGCTCCAAGACGAAAAAACTTGGAAAACGTTAGAGGCTGCGTGTGGAGAGCGCTGTGAGACCTTGCTCTCGCAAAACAAGGCTGCTATCAAGAAATTAACTACGGCAGAACAAGAAGACTACAACAAGGTTCAAGAAGTAGCTAAAGAGCCTGAAGCTCTGTCATTTTTGCCTCCAGTTGAAATGATGCTGGCCGTGGACATCAAGGACTCAAATTTCCGTAACTATGATGGACACATGTATGTCGATGCCAGCGGACATTTTGTCGACGTGCTTAACAATTGGGAGCATCCGGTGATTGAAGCAGAGATTGTGCGGGCAGATGTCGTCGGTTGGTTGCGCAACGTGCCGCGTAAGCCGTGGGCGTTTTCGCTGCCATATGAATTTGGTGGGGAGAATCGACCAATGTACCCGGACTTTCTAGTGGTCCGCGCAGTTGACGACGATCACATCGTGGATATTCTTGAACCACATTCCCCTGCACTAGCCGACAGCTATGCCAAAGCAAAAGGCTTGGCACAATTCGCAGCCAAACATGCAATGCACTTTGGTCGAATTGAATTGATCCGGGTCGTTGGTAAGGAAATCAAACGTCTGGATTTGATTGATGCGACTAATCGAAAACGAGTGTTGGCAGTAGATAGTAATGCGGGGCTAGATTTAGTATTTGGGGTTGCGAAGGAGTAA
- a CDS encoding hypothetical protein; putative membrane protein (Evidence 5 : No homology to any previously reported sequences) — MGIVSAIFASLAFLGSVGVEGAHDRDAILGVSILGLGSLILGAISLHQRKPLKTLTIVAITFAALGLLILFGNSQSN; from the coding sequence ATGGGCATCGTCTCCGCAATTTTCGCCAGCCTTGCGTTCCTAGGCAGCGTGGGTGTTGAAGGGGCGCACGACCGAGACGCCATTTTAGGCGTAAGTATTTTAGGACTGGGCAGTCTGATCCTAGGCGCAATTAGCCTGCATCAAAGGAAACCTCTCAAAACCTTAACCATTGTCGCCATCACGTTTGCAGCACTCGGACTTCTTATTCTCTTCGGTAATAGCCAATCTAACTAA
- a CDS encoding conserved hypothetical protein; putative membrane protein (Evidence 4 : Homologs of previously reported genes of unknown function) has product METTHLYPHDPEEPIEAFPPYSASEACPQCGSHQIETRNFATKAGCAIGAIAGIGVTIASCTRGARVGASIGLIGGPIGATLGGVAGAVLDALANAAAGCATGITLGQIIDRTILLNNKCHHCRHTFNAH; this is encoded by the coding sequence ATGGAAACCACCCATCTCTATCCGCACGACCCCGAGGAGCCCATTGAGGCTTTTCCACCCTACTCTGCATCTGAAGCTTGCCCGCAGTGTGGATCACACCAGATCGAAACCAGGAATTTCGCTACCAAAGCCGGTTGTGCAATCGGCGCGATTGCTGGCATCGGGGTCACTATCGCTAGCTGCACAAGAGGAGCACGTGTTGGAGCATCGATCGGACTGATTGGCGGTCCAATTGGTGCAACTCTAGGCGGTGTCGCTGGTGCCGTACTTGATGCATTAGCCAACGCTGCTGCAGGCTGTGCCACGGGCATCACGTTAGGTCAAATCATCGATCGCACCATTCTTCTCAACAATAAATGTCATCACTGCCGGCATACATTCAACGCCCATTAA
- a CDS encoding Hypothetical protein (Evidence 5 : No homology to any previously reported sequences) has product MDKHIKLCEVDIGTKPPVALKPACTDIRSLAYQCNDPQRHIHPQTIADAAIPNTRRPLNIQLA; this is encoded by the coding sequence ATGGATAAGCATATTAAACTATGCGAGGTCGACATTGGGACAAAACCGCCTGTAGCATTGAAACCCGCTTGCACCGACATCCGCTCGCTCGCATATCAATGCAATGATCCACAACGTCATATCCATCCTCAAACCATTGCTGACGCGGCGATACCAAATACACGAAGACCACTGAACATCCAATTGGCGTAG
- a CDS encoding putative transcriptional regulator (Evidence 3 : Function proposed based on presence of conserved amino acid motif, structural feature or limited homology; Product type pr : putative regulator) translates to MPTIEEKSAFTKRLRLALRRSQEAVEGATELAIQFSLRYEGAAISPQTAHKWLSGRSVPTEDKLVTLANWLNVDKHWLHYGPSPEKSELSAKAAGKKNSVNAPSKEAVTLAQKIQALPPHQRYLIEELVTQFQE, encoded by the coding sequence ATGCCTACCATTGAAGAAAAGAGTGCTTTCACTAAACGTTTACGTTTAGCGTTGCGCCGTAGCCAAGAAGCTGTCGAAGGTGCGACTGAGCTCGCTATCCAATTTAGTTTGCGTTATGAGGGGGCAGCTATTTCCCCGCAAACAGCGCATAAATGGCTAAGTGGGCGCTCTGTACCAACCGAAGATAAGTTAGTCACGCTAGCGAATTGGTTAAATGTGGATAAGCATTGGCTGCACTACGGTCCGTCACCAGAGAAATCAGAGCTGAGTGCAAAGGCTGCGGGAAAGAAGAACAGTGTCAATGCTCCCTCTAAAGAAGCGGTGACCTTGGCTCAGAAAATTCAAGCGTTGCCTCCTCATCAACGCTATCTGATTGAAGAATTGGTAACGCAATTCCAAGAGTGA
- a CDS encoding hypothetical protein (Evidence 5 : No homology to any previously reported sequences) yields the protein MRAAQVNDVWREALGSQKGLIRLDKLTTNNIKGIGDKTISFPHRITALCGENGAGKTSLLTTLFSALTPNFAKTLGVALRPLDNTAAAGAIATVSLRQGSNTTYLESGDALFAELKDNSEDCMVAYLDAAAASQRLKYIVSNDNDFPSALDGTPQGADDASLLQLRAEITGRRYTSVITHELDDYADESVFPYFIVSVGDITYRSEEMGLGELCINYLIWAIGRVRANSIVLFEEPESHLPPRAQEALMAFIAKTAVEKKLTVVVSTHSQHTLSNIPPAHITLLARSRGDCITNANPRRSVLFESLRVATPKQCILFLEDHSAAAFLEGLMFKIDPDLAERVEVSWGNGWSDIDEVLGRLPVRKLNTQIVGIYDGDQRSYQRPLLHWPHAYLPGNFDPLHFMVNSVESYPEKLADALKCDRGMVEMAVANVSATDQKDFFVQLSTALGYGYHIDTLYRASTNVWLEQMENEAEVISLIQFIKKYAY from the coding sequence ATGAGAGCTGCTCAAGTAAACGACGTGTGGCGCGAAGCCTTGGGAAGTCAAAAAGGTCTCATACGACTCGATAAGCTAACTACGAATAACATAAAGGGAATCGGAGACAAAACAATCAGTTTCCCACATCGAATTACTGCCTTGTGCGGTGAGAACGGTGCTGGTAAGACATCTCTTTTGACTACACTTTTTAGTGCACTGACCCCCAATTTCGCTAAAACGTTGGGCGTAGCATTGAGGCCACTTGATAACACTGCAGCGGCAGGCGCCATTGCGACAGTGAGCCTCCGACAAGGTTCTAACACAACTTATTTAGAATCTGGAGATGCGTTATTTGCCGAGCTTAAAGATAATAGCGAAGATTGTATGGTCGCATATCTTGACGCCGCCGCAGCCTCTCAAAGGCTAAAATATATTGTATCTAACGATAACGATTTCCCGTCAGCTTTGGACGGAACCCCACAGGGAGCGGATGATGCGTCACTCTTGCAACTGCGAGCAGAGATAACAGGTCGTAGATACACTTCAGTCATTACGCACGAGTTAGATGATTATGCCGACGAATCTGTATTCCCCTATTTCATAGTTAGCGTAGGAGACATTACATATCGATCCGAAGAAATGGGGCTTGGTGAACTTTGCATCAACTACTTAATTTGGGCAATTGGGAGAGTGCGCGCCAATAGTATTGTGCTATTTGAAGAACCTGAATCACATCTGCCTCCCCGTGCTCAAGAGGCATTAATGGCGTTTATTGCCAAGACAGCTGTAGAAAAAAAACTAACAGTTGTTGTGTCAACACATTCTCAACATACGCTCTCTAATATCCCTCCAGCGCATATAACATTGTTAGCTAGGAGCAGAGGGGACTGCATTACGAATGCCAATCCTCGAAGAAGCGTTTTATTCGAATCCCTGCGCGTTGCCACGCCAAAGCAATGCATTTTATTTTTAGAAGACCATAGCGCGGCAGCGTTTTTAGAAGGCTTAATGTTCAAAATTGACCCTGACCTTGCTGAGCGCGTCGAGGTTTCTTGGGGCAATGGATGGAGCGACATTGATGAAGTACTTGGCCGATTACCCGTTAGAAAATTAAATACCCAAATTGTCGGTATTTACGACGGAGATCAAAGAAGTTATCAACGGCCTCTATTGCATTGGCCACACGCATACCTTCCGGGGAATTTTGATCCACTGCATTTCATGGTAAACAGCGTGGAGTCATATCCCGAGAAATTGGCAGATGCACTTAAATGTGATCGCGGAATGGTTGAAATGGCGGTCGCAAATGTTTCGGCTACTGATCAGAAAGATTTTTTTGTGCAGTTGTCAACTGCGCTAGGATACGGATACCATATTGATACGCTTTACCGTGCGTCTACCAATGTTTGGCTCGAACAAATGGAAAATGAAGCAGAGGTAATTAGCCTGATTCAATTCATAAAAAAATATGCCTATTAA